A portion of the Haliaeetus albicilla chromosome 5, bHalAlb1.1, whole genome shotgun sequence genome contains these proteins:
- the SEL1L gene encoding protein sel-1 homolog 1 isoform X2: MGRRARLGLVLCLAALWAGGLAAADEEGNQDESLESKTLSAEDQVKDHSTGTRVVAGQIFLESGKSDSQSEDEENFHSQEEEKESSLEELNSLEMSNLLNKDLEEAEIQSPVLTAIGGTADGEPCHFPFLFMEKEYAECTADGREDGRLWCATTYDYKKDQKWGFCETEEQSNKRRQMQEAEDVYQTGMKILNESSKKAQKKEAYQYLLKAADMNHTKAMEKVSYALLFGDYLKQNIQSSKELFEKLTEEGSPKGQMALGFLYASGLGVNSSQAKALVYYTFGALGGNLIAHMILGYRYWAGIGVLQSCESALTHYRLVANHVASDISLTGGTVVQRIRLADEVENPGMASGMLEEDLIQYYQFLAEKGDVQAQVGLGQLHLHGGRGVEQNHQRAFEYFNQAANAGNSHAMAFLGKMYSEGSDVVPQSNETALQYFKKAADMGNPVGQSGLGMAYLYGRGVPVNYELALKYFQKAAEQGWVDGQLQLGSMYYNGIGVKRDYKQALKYFNLASQGGHILAFYNLAQMHATGTGVMRSCHTAVELFKNVCERGRWSERLMTAYNSYKDGDSNSAVVQYLLLAEQGYEVAQSNAAFILDQKASIVGENETYPRALLHWNRAASQGYTVARIKLGDYHFYGFGTDVDYETAFIHYRLASEQQHSAQAMFNLGYMHEKGLGIKQDIHLAKRFYDMAAEASPDAQVPVFLALCKLGVIYSLQYVREINIREIFSHIDMDQLLGPEWDLYLMTIIALLLGTIIAYRQRQHQAIPRPAGLRPAVPQQEPPPEHQPPQ; this comes from the exons ATGAAGAGGGAAATCAAGATGAATCACTGGAGTCAAAG ACTTTATCTGCAGAGGACCAGGTAAAGGACCATTCTACAGGAACTCGAGTAGTAGCAGGTCAGATCTTCCTTGAATCAGGGAAATCAGACTCTCAATCGGAGGATGAAGAGAACTTTCACAgtcaagaggaggaaaaagagagttCGCTGGAAGAGTTGAACTCTCTAGAAATGTCAAATCTATTAAATAAAGatttggaagaagcagaaatacagaGTCCAG ttttgacaGCTATTGGAGGCACAGCAGATGGTGAACCTTGCCACTTCCCCTTTTTGTTTATGGAGAAGGAGTATGCAGAGTGCACTGCAGATGGGAGGGAGGATGGCAGGCTTTGGTGTGCAACAACCTATGATTACAAGAAAGATCAAAAGTGGGGCTTCTGTGAAA ctgaagagcAGTCTAATAAGAGAAGGCAGATGCAAGAAGCTGAGGATGTTTATCAGACTGGAATGAAAATCCTTaatgaaagcagtaaaaagGCTCAGAAGAAAGA agcGTATCAATATCTTCTGAAAGCAGCTGACATGAATCATACCAAGGCAATGGAGAAAGTGTCTTATGCTTTGTTGTTTGGGGATTACCTGAAGCAGAACATCCAGTCATCAAAAGAACTATTTGAAAAACTAACAGAAGAAGGTTCTCCTAAAGGACAAATG gcTCTTGGATTTCTATATGCATCTGGTCTAGGCGTCAATTCTAGTCAAGCTAAG gCCCTGGTGTATTACACTTTCGGAGCTTTAGGAGGAAATCTGATCGCCCATATGATCTTG GGTTACCGGTACTGGGCTGGGATAGGAGTCCTTCAAAGTTGTGAATCTGCTCTCACTCACTACCGACTTGTAGCTAATCACG TTGCTAGTGACATTTCTTTGACTGGTGGCACAGTGGTTCAGCGAATTCGCTTAGCAGATGAAGTAGAAAATCCAGGAATGGCAAGTGGGATGCTAGAAGAAGACTTGATTCAGTATTATCAGTTTTTAGCAGAGAAAGGAGATGTACAAGCACAG gttGGCCTTGGACAGTTGCACTTGCATGGAGGAAGAGGAGTAGAGCAAAATCATCAG CGAGCATTTGAGTACTTCAATCAAGCAGCTAATGCTGGCAATTCACATGCCATGGCCTTTCTAGGAAAG atgTACTCAGAAGGAAGTGATGTTGTACCTCAGAGCAATGAAACAGCTCTTCAGTATTTCAAGAAAGCTGCTGATATG gGTAATCCAGTTGGACAGAGTGGATTAGGAATGGCTTATCTCTACGGAAGAGGTGTTCCAGTG AACTATGAGCTAGCGCTGAAGTATTTCCAGAAGGCTGCAGAACAGGGATGGGTTGATGGACAACTTCAACTAGGTTCCATGTATTACA ATGGCATTGGAGTCAAGAGAGACTATAAACaagctttgaaatattttaacttggCCTCCCAGGGTGGCCACATTCTGGCTTTTTATAATCTGGCTCAGATGCATGCTACTGGCACTGGAGTGATGCGATCCTGTCATACTGCTGTTGAG CTGTTTAAGAATGTATGTGAACGGGGGCGTTGGTCTGAAAGACTGATGACTGCATACAACAGCTATAAAGATGGTGATTCAAATTCTGCTGTGGTTCAATACCTTCTTCTGGCAGAACAAGGCTATGAAGTTGCACAAAGCAATGCTGCTTTCATACTTGATCAGA AAGCTAGCATAGTAGGAGAAAATGAAACCTATCCTCGAGCTTTGCTTCACTGGAATAGAGCAGCTTCTCAAG GATATACTGTTGCAAGAATTAAACTTGGAGATTACCATTTTTATGGGTTTGGTACTGATGTTGACTATGAAACTGCATTTATTCACTATCGACTGGCATCAGAGCAACAGCACAGTGCCCAAGCAATGTTTAATCTGGGCTACATGCATGAGAAGGGATTGGGCATTAAGCAG gATATTCATCTTGCAAAACGATTCTATGACATGGCAGCTGAAGCAAGCCCAGATGCTCAGGTTCCAGTCTTCCTAGCACTTTGCAAGCTTGGAGTGATTTATTCCTTGCAGTATGTACGAGAAATCAAT ATAAGGGAGATATTCTCACATATTGATATGGACCAGCTGCTGGGGCCTGAGTGGGACCTTTACCTTATGACCATCATCGCCTTGCTTCTGGGAACAATTATAGCTTACAGACAAAGGCAACATCAGGCAATTCCCAGACCAGCAGGACTGCGGCCAGCTGTGCCTCAACAAGAACCACCACCAGAGCACCAACCACCGCAATAG
- the SEL1L gene encoding protein sel-1 homolog 1 isoform X1 gives MGRRARLGLVLCLAALWAGGLAAADEEGNQDESLESKTLSAEDQVKDHSTGTRVVAGQIFLESGKSDSQSEDEENFHSQEEEKESSLEELNSLEMSNLLNKDLEEAEIQSPVLTAIGGTADGEPCHFPFLFMEKEYAECTADGREDGRLWCATTYDYKKDQKWGFCETEEQSNKRRQMQEAEDVYQTGMKILNESSKKAQKKEAYQYLLKAADMNHTKAMEKVSYALLFGDYLKQNIQSSKELFEKLTEEGSPKGQMALGFLYASGLGVNSSQAKALVYYTFGALGGNLIAHMILGYRYWAGIGVLQSCESALTHYRLVANHVASDISLTGGTVVQRIRLADEVENPGMASGMLEEDLIQYYQFLAEKGDVQAQVGLGQLHLHGGRGVEQNHQRAFEYFNQAANAGNSHAMAFLGKMYSEGSDVVPQSNETALQYFKKAADMGNPVGQSGLGMAYLYGRGVPVNYELALKYFQKAAEQGWVDGQLQLGSMYYNGIGVKRDYKQALKYFNLASQGGHILAFYNLAQMHATGTGVMRSCHTAVELFKNVCERGRWSERLMTAYNSYKDGDSNSAVVQYLLLAEQGYEVAQSNAAFILDQKEASIVGENETYPRALLHWNRAASQGYTVARIKLGDYHFYGFGTDVDYETAFIHYRLASEQQHSAQAMFNLGYMHEKGLGIKQDIHLAKRFYDMAAEASPDAQVPVFLALCKLGVIYSLQYVREINIREIFSHIDMDQLLGPEWDLYLMTIIALLLGTIIAYRQRQHQAIPRPAGLRPAVPQQEPPPEHQPPQ, from the exons ATGAAGAGGGAAATCAAGATGAATCACTGGAGTCAAAG ACTTTATCTGCAGAGGACCAGGTAAAGGACCATTCTACAGGAACTCGAGTAGTAGCAGGTCAGATCTTCCTTGAATCAGGGAAATCAGACTCTCAATCGGAGGATGAAGAGAACTTTCACAgtcaagaggaggaaaaagagagttCGCTGGAAGAGTTGAACTCTCTAGAAATGTCAAATCTATTAAATAAAGatttggaagaagcagaaatacagaGTCCAG ttttgacaGCTATTGGAGGCACAGCAGATGGTGAACCTTGCCACTTCCCCTTTTTGTTTATGGAGAAGGAGTATGCAGAGTGCACTGCAGATGGGAGGGAGGATGGCAGGCTTTGGTGTGCAACAACCTATGATTACAAGAAAGATCAAAAGTGGGGCTTCTGTGAAA ctgaagagcAGTCTAATAAGAGAAGGCAGATGCAAGAAGCTGAGGATGTTTATCAGACTGGAATGAAAATCCTTaatgaaagcagtaaaaagGCTCAGAAGAAAGA agcGTATCAATATCTTCTGAAAGCAGCTGACATGAATCATACCAAGGCAATGGAGAAAGTGTCTTATGCTTTGTTGTTTGGGGATTACCTGAAGCAGAACATCCAGTCATCAAAAGAACTATTTGAAAAACTAACAGAAGAAGGTTCTCCTAAAGGACAAATG gcTCTTGGATTTCTATATGCATCTGGTCTAGGCGTCAATTCTAGTCAAGCTAAG gCCCTGGTGTATTACACTTTCGGAGCTTTAGGAGGAAATCTGATCGCCCATATGATCTTG GGTTACCGGTACTGGGCTGGGATAGGAGTCCTTCAAAGTTGTGAATCTGCTCTCACTCACTACCGACTTGTAGCTAATCACG TTGCTAGTGACATTTCTTTGACTGGTGGCACAGTGGTTCAGCGAATTCGCTTAGCAGATGAAGTAGAAAATCCAGGAATGGCAAGTGGGATGCTAGAAGAAGACTTGATTCAGTATTATCAGTTTTTAGCAGAGAAAGGAGATGTACAAGCACAG gttGGCCTTGGACAGTTGCACTTGCATGGAGGAAGAGGAGTAGAGCAAAATCATCAG CGAGCATTTGAGTACTTCAATCAAGCAGCTAATGCTGGCAATTCACATGCCATGGCCTTTCTAGGAAAG atgTACTCAGAAGGAAGTGATGTTGTACCTCAGAGCAATGAAACAGCTCTTCAGTATTTCAAGAAAGCTGCTGATATG gGTAATCCAGTTGGACAGAGTGGATTAGGAATGGCTTATCTCTACGGAAGAGGTGTTCCAGTG AACTATGAGCTAGCGCTGAAGTATTTCCAGAAGGCTGCAGAACAGGGATGGGTTGATGGACAACTTCAACTAGGTTCCATGTATTACA ATGGCATTGGAGTCAAGAGAGACTATAAACaagctttgaaatattttaacttggCCTCCCAGGGTGGCCACATTCTGGCTTTTTATAATCTGGCTCAGATGCATGCTACTGGCACTGGAGTGATGCGATCCTGTCATACTGCTGTTGAG CTGTTTAAGAATGTATGTGAACGGGGGCGTTGGTCTGAAAGACTGATGACTGCATACAACAGCTATAAAGATGGTGATTCAAATTCTGCTGTGGTTCAATACCTTCTTCTGGCAGAACAAGGCTATGAAGTTGCACAAAGCAATGCTGCTTTCATACTTGATCAGA AAGAAGCTAGCATAGTAGGAGAAAATGAAACCTATCCTCGAGCTTTGCTTCACTGGAATAGAGCAGCTTCTCAAG GATATACTGTTGCAAGAATTAAACTTGGAGATTACCATTTTTATGGGTTTGGTACTGATGTTGACTATGAAACTGCATTTATTCACTATCGACTGGCATCAGAGCAACAGCACAGTGCCCAAGCAATGTTTAATCTGGGCTACATGCATGAGAAGGGATTGGGCATTAAGCAG gATATTCATCTTGCAAAACGATTCTATGACATGGCAGCTGAAGCAAGCCCAGATGCTCAGGTTCCAGTCTTCCTAGCACTTTGCAAGCTTGGAGTGATTTATTCCTTGCAGTATGTACGAGAAATCAAT ATAAGGGAGATATTCTCACATATTGATATGGACCAGCTGCTGGGGCCTGAGTGGGACCTTTACCTTATGACCATCATCGCCTTGCTTCTGGGAACAATTATAGCTTACAGACAAAGGCAACATCAGGCAATTCCCAGACCAGCAGGACTGCGGCCAGCTGTGCCTCAACAAGAACCACCACCAGAGCACCAACCACCGCAATAG